The proteins below come from a single Zonotrichia leucophrys gambelii isolate GWCS_2022_RI chromosome 3, RI_Zleu_2.0, whole genome shotgun sequence genomic window:
- the LOC135446094 gene encoding transmembrane protein 121-like, with the protein MVPPPPVSKPHVCLSTVLIMTSLVLMDAYLVEQSQGSRKLGICVMVAVGDICFLLVLRYVAIWVGAEVKTAKRGYAMILWFLYVFVLEIKVYFVYQNYKADRKSLDLIARKALTLLLSICIPALYVLLVATEHMEYVRTFKKKEDLRNRLFWVIVDMLDVLDIQANLWEPQKKGLPLWAEGIMFFYCYILLLVLPCVSLCEISMQGIGIVPHRMMLYPMLSMLTVNIATIFIRGSNMVFFRDARVSSIFMGKNMLAIGMKVCMFVQYQRHQHHAPPGPGPDPQPSTPAQPPSGLRKARDQPACPEELAQDNT; encoded by the coding sequence atggttcccccacCACCTGTCAGCAAGCCCCATGTGTGCCTCTCCACAGTGCTCATCATGACCAGCCTCGTCCTCATGGATGCCTACTTggtggagcagagccagggctccaGGAAGCTGGGCATCTGTGTCATGGTGGCAGTGGGTGACATTTGCTTCCTGCTGGTGCTCCGCTACGTGGCTATCTGGGTTGGGGCAGAGGTAAAGACAGCCAAGCGAGGATACGCCATGATCCTCTGGTTCCTCTACGTCTTCGTTCTGGAGATCAAAGTCTACTTTGTATACCAGAATTACAAAGCTGACCGGAAAAGCTTGGATCTCATCGCCCGCAAAGCGCTGACCTTGCTGCTCTCCATCTGCATCCCAGCTCTCTACGTGCTCCTGGTGGCCACGGAGCACATGGAGTACGTCAGAACGTTCAAGAAGAAGGAGGATCTCCGTAACCGCCTCTTCTGGGTCATTGTGGACATGCTGGACGTGCTGGACATCCAGGCCAACCTGTGGGAGCCCCAGAAGAAAGGGCTGCCGCTCTGGGCTGAGGGCATCATGTTCTTCTACTGCTACATCCTGCTCCTGGTCCTGCCCTGCGTGTCCCTGTGCGAGATCAGCATGCAGGGCATCGGCATCGTGCCGCACCGCATGATGCTCTACCCCATGCTCAGCATGCTCACTGTCAACATCGCCACCATCTTCATCCGAGGCAGCAACATGGTGTTCTTCAGGGATGCCCGGGTCTCCAGCATCTTCATGGGCAAGAACATGCTGGCCATTGGCATGAAGGTCTGCATGTTCGTGCAGTACCAGCGGCACCAGCACCACGCGccccccgggccggggccggaCCCGCAGCCCAGCACCCCGGCCCAGCCGCCCTCGGGGCTGCGCAAGGCCCGGGACCAGCCTGCCTGCCCCGAGGAGCTGGCCCAGGACAACACGTGA
- the RRP36 gene encoding ribosomal RNA processing protein 36 homolog: MGPRREGPGWGRGQGRGRAAAAALTESEEEAAAEQALGRRLEPAEESSGSSDESDDGGSVAGAGGKGQSDMSFEELLRVQSDAKTRVSRKVPAGKKTAQPAKATLKQQQGKKGPLEMSAKKPVPFLRQVVPVRKKVQRDPRFDDLSGEYKPDIFMKTYSFLDSIKKQEKEMVQKQLKKCRNVEQKEKLQRLLNRMTQQEQAQKKQQKLRERELSLKRQQRELAKQGKKPFFLKKSEKRKLELAEKYAELKRSGKLESFLNKKRKRNAIKDKRHLPSQKNL; encoded by the exons ATGGGGCCGCGCCGTGAGGGACCgggatggggacggggacaAGGACGGGGacgagccgccgccgccgccctcaCAGAGAGCGAGGAAGAGGCGGCTGCGGAGCAGGCGCTCGGGAGGAGGCTGGAGCCGGCGGAGGAGAGCTCTGGCTCCAGCGACGAGAGCGACGACGGCGGGAGCGTGGCGGGGGCTGGCGGGAAAG gTCAGTCTGACATGTCTTTTGAGGAGCTCCTGCGGGTGCAGAGTGATGCAAAGACCAGAGTAAGCAGGAAGGTGCCTGCTGGGAAGAAAACTGCACAGCCTGCCAAAGCTACACTGAAGCAGCAACAAGGCAAAAAGGG gcCACTGGAGATGTCAGCCAAGAAGCCTGTACCTTTCCTGAGACAAGTGGTCCCTGTTAGGAAGAAG GTCCAGAGAGACCCTCGATTTGATGACCTGTCTGGAGAGTATAAGCCTGACATATTTATGAAGACCTACAGCTTCCTGGACAGCATCaagaagcaggagaaggag ATGGTTcagaagcagctgaagaaaTGCCGGAACGTGGAGCAGAAGGAGAAACTCCAGCGGCTCCTGAACCGTATG ACACAGCAGGAACAGGCacagaaaaaacagcagaagcTGAGAGAGAGGGAGCTGTCTTTGAAAAGACAACAGAGGGAATTGGCCAAGCAGGGAAAGAAACCTTTCTTCCTAAAGAAAT ctgagaaGCGGAAATTGGAGCTAGCTGAGAAGTATGCAGAGCTGAAGAGGAGTGGAAAGCTGGAGAGCTTCCTGaacaagaagaggaagaggaatgCCATCAAAGACAAGCGCCATCTGCCCTCACAGAAGAACTTGTGA
- the LOC135446092 gene encoding neuronal PAS domain-containing protein 4-like isoform X2, producing the protein MALVCLRLRGAQLFPPGLAPPTGPALGTELLSLLPGFLLVLSADSKLVYISENVAQVLGLSVVELLAQGDTLFDILDGRVGEDVHKKLLLAREEPGREVTFVSEMRTSKAFRLQHGGNRVMAVCGRFVALHWPPSPSSTAFLALCTPLVQSPTDGEAASQDDIFQSMHLLDMTFIDVTESVTYHLGYHREELVGQSWYSLLHPEDAELAAAQHRALALGAGAGPAAGTAVLRVLRRDRAWSWLRVWARRDGGCITCTCRCLREEEAAHLRSRQPRAAAPPAGADVARLAEQLRALADSLSPPAPPCRWSRPEEAEDDASVCFGNSLLHHPPAQFLRFPFEQKIGCDIPSVLPQVWSAQRC; encoded by the exons ATGGCCCTGGTGTGCCTCCGCCTGCGGGGGGCTCAGCTCTTCCCTCCAG GCTTGGCTCCTCCTACGGGACCGGCCCTTGGCACAGAACTACTCTCCCTGCTCCCGGGGtttcttcttgtgctctcagcAGACAGCAAGCTGGTCTACATCTCAGAGAACGTGGCTCAGGTCCTGGGCCTCTCTGTG GTGGAGCTGCTCGCTCAGGGGGACACGCTCTTTGACATCCTGGATGGGCGAGTGGGAGAGGATGTGCACAAGAAGCTCCTCCTTGCCCGggaggagcctggcaggg AAGTCACTTTTGTCAGCGAGATGCGCACGTCCAAGGCCTTCCGGCTGCAGCACGGGGGCAATCGGGTGATGGCAGTGTGTGGGCGCTTTGTGGCCCTGCACTGGCCACCCTccccctccagcacagccttccTGGCTCTCTGCACACCCCTTGTGCAGTCACCCACAGATGGCGAAGCTGCTTCCCAGGATGACATATTCCAGAGCATGCATCTCCTGGACATGACGTTTATTGATGTCACGGAGAG TGTCACCTACCACCTCGGCTACCACCGGGAGGAGCTGGTCGGTCAGTCGTGGTACAGCCTCCTGCACCCTGAGgatgctgagctggcagctgcccagcacagggccctgg CGCTgggcgccggggccgggccggcagcGGGGACCGCTGTGCTGCGAGTGCTGCGCAGGGACCGCGCCTGGAGCTGGCTGCGAGTGTGGGCGCGGCGGGACGGCGGCTGCATCACCTGCACCTGCCGCTGCCTCAG ggaggaggaggcggccCACCTGCGCTCCCGgcagccccgcgccgccgcgccgcccgcggGCGCGGATGTGGCCCGGCTGGCCGAGCAGCTCCGCGCCCTGGCCGACAGCCTCTCGCCGCCCGCTCCGCCCTGCCGCTGGTCTCGTCCCGAGGAAGCCGAAGACGATGCCTCTGTCTGCTTTGGGAACTCTCTGCTGCACCACCCTCCTGCCCAGTTCCTTCGGTTTCCCTTCGAGCAGAAAATAGGGTGCGACATTCCAAGTGTGCTCCCACAGGTGTGGAGTGCTCAGAGGTGCTGA
- the LOC135446092 gene encoding neuronal PAS domain-containing protein 4-like isoform X1: MTIFCSHCHRPLQAEMSCLPARAKQAPSAPRPFRSTKSASKARRDQINAELQALRSLLPISAQEKERLSYLHTMALVCLRLRGAQLFPPGLAPPTGPALGTELLSLLPGFLLVLSADSKLVYISENVAQVLGLSVVELLAQGDTLFDILDGRVGEDVHKKLLLAREEPGREVTFVSEMRTSKAFRLQHGGNRVMAVCGRFVALHWPPSPSSTAFLALCTPLVQSPTDGEAASQDDIFQSMHLLDMTFIDVTESVTYHLGYHREELVGQSWYSLLHPEDAELAAAQHRALALGAGAGPAAGTAVLRVLRRDRAWSWLRVWARRDGGCITCTCRCLREEEAAHLRSRQPRAAAPPAGADVARLAEQLRALADSLSPPAPPCRWSRPEEAEDDASVCFGNSLLHHPPAQFLRFPFEQKIGCDIPSVLPQVWSAQRC; this comes from the exons ATGACCATCTtctgcagccactgccaccGGCCACTGCAGGCAGAGATGAGCTGCCTGCCCGCCAGGGCCAAGCAGGCGCCCAGCGCCCCGAGGCCCTTCAG GTCAACCAAGAGTGCTTCCAAGGCTCGCCGAGACCAGATCAATGCGGAGCTGCAGGCGCTGCGCTCCCTGCTGCCCATCTCTGCCCAAGAGAAGGAGCGGCTCTCCTACCTGCACACCATGGCCCTGGTGTGCCTCCGCCTGCGGGGGGCTCAGCTCTTCCCTCCAG GCTTGGCTCCTCCTACGGGACCGGCCCTTGGCACAGAACTACTCTCCCTGCTCCCGGGGtttcttcttgtgctctcagcAGACAGCAAGCTGGTCTACATCTCAGAGAACGTGGCTCAGGTCCTGGGCCTCTCTGTG GTGGAGCTGCTCGCTCAGGGGGACACGCTCTTTGACATCCTGGATGGGCGAGTGGGAGAGGATGTGCACAAGAAGCTCCTCCTTGCCCGggaggagcctggcaggg AAGTCACTTTTGTCAGCGAGATGCGCACGTCCAAGGCCTTCCGGCTGCAGCACGGGGGCAATCGGGTGATGGCAGTGTGTGGGCGCTTTGTGGCCCTGCACTGGCCACCCTccccctccagcacagccttccTGGCTCTCTGCACACCCCTTGTGCAGTCACCCACAGATGGCGAAGCTGCTTCCCAGGATGACATATTCCAGAGCATGCATCTCCTGGACATGACGTTTATTGATGTCACGGAGAG TGTCACCTACCACCTCGGCTACCACCGGGAGGAGCTGGTCGGTCAGTCGTGGTACAGCCTCCTGCACCCTGAGgatgctgagctggcagctgcccagcacagggccctgg CGCTgggcgccggggccgggccggcagcGGGGACCGCTGTGCTGCGAGTGCTGCGCAGGGACCGCGCCTGGAGCTGGCTGCGAGTGTGGGCGCGGCGGGACGGCGGCTGCATCACCTGCACCTGCCGCTGCCTCAG ggaggaggaggcggccCACCTGCGCTCCCGgcagccccgcgccgccgcgccgcccgcggGCGCGGATGTGGCCCGGCTGGCCGAGCAGCTCCGCGCCCTGGCCGACAGCCTCTCGCCGCCCGCTCCGCCCTGCCGCTGGTCTCGTCCCGAGGAAGCCGAAGACGATGCCTCTGTCTGCTTTGGGAACTCTCTGCTGCACCACCCTCCTGCCCAGTTCCTTCGGTTTCCCTTCGAGCAGAAAATAGGGTGCGACATTCCAAGTGTGCTCCCACAGGTGTGGAGTGCTCAGAGGTGCTGA